In Nitratireductor mangrovi, the genomic window CTATGTACAGCAGAGCTTCGGCGAGCATGTGCTCAGGCTCAATGCCGACGACATCTGCTATTCGGTGCCCAAGGGTTATTTCGCGTACGGCTTCGGGAACTCCTTCATATTTCCCTTTGCCTGCGGTGCGACAACGCTCCTGATGCCGGGGCAGCCGCGTCCGGAAACAGTCCTCGACGCGATCGAGGCCTATCGCCCGACGGTGTTCTTTGGCCTGCCCACGCTTTTCACCGCACTCGCGAGGACCAGCGGGATCGAGGCCCGCGACCTGACCTCGATCCGCCAGTCGATGTCGGCAGCAGAAATCCTTTCGGAGGAGGTCTACAATGCCTGGAAGAGGCTGGTCGGCCACGGGCCGACCGAAGGGCTGGGCTCGACCGAGGTGCTTCACGTCTACCTGTCCAATGCCCTTGACGACCACCGCATAGGTGCGGCGGGCGCCAGGGTGCCCGGCTATGAAATCCGCCTCGAGACACCCGAAGGCGGGGAGGCCAAACCCGGCGAAGAGGGCGTGATGTATGTTCGCGGCCATTCCACGGCGCCGACATACTGGAACCGACCGGACAAGACCGCCGAGACCATACGCGGCGACTGGATCTACACCGGCGACCGGTTCGTCGAACGCGACGGCTATTTTTACTTCCTCGGCCGCGCCGACGACCTCATCAAGGTTTCCGGCCAATGGGTCTGGCCTCTGGAGGTCGAACGTTGCCTGAATGAACACCCTGACGTGCACGAATGCGCGGTGCTGGCCCAGCAACTCGGAGACCGGCGCATGGCGCTGCGGGCGGTGGTGTGCCTGGTACCCGGCCTGACCGGTGACGAAGCGCGAACCACGAAGCTGCGCGATTACGTGAAATCGCAACTGACGCCCTACAAGTCGCCGCGCATGATCGAATATGTTGCCGAGTTGCCGAAGACCGGAACGGGCAAGATCGACCGGCAGGCGATCGCGAACACGCCGCTCGCGTGCTGAGGCGCGGATTTCCGAGGTCCGTGCCCTCACGGCCCACGCCATTTAGCTAGAACGGAGCTGACTTTTTGGCCTACGTCATTACGCAACCACCCGTCGCCAGCGTCGAAGTCGCCGGCACGTCCGACCGTTTCCCGGTTCGACGCATCTTCTGCGTCGGTCGCAACTATGCCGCCCACGCCCGTGAAATGGGCCGCGATCCCGATCGCGAGCCCCCCTTCTTCTTCACCAAGCCGGCTGATGCGGTCGTGGATACCGGCGCGACTGTTCCCTATCCGCCCGAAACGAACAATTTTCACTACGAAGCCGAACTGGTCGTGGCCATCGGAAACGGAGGCAGGAATATCGCGGAAAAGGACAGCCTATCCCATGTCTGGGGCTACGCCGTGGGCAACGACCTGACCCGTCGCGACCTGCAACTCGATGCGCGCGAGAAAGGCCGGCCATGGGACTGGGGTAAGGCGTTCGACCGCTCCGCGGTGATCGGCCCGGTTCACGCCGTCGAGCAGGTCGGACACCCCGCCGAAGGAGCCATCAGGCTGACCGTGAATGGCGAGGTCAAGCAGGACGCGGACCTGACCGACTTGATCTGGTCCGTTCCCGAGATCATCTCGATCCTGTCCCATTCGATCGAACTGCAACCGGGCGACCTGATCATGACCGGCACGCCGGCGGGGGTGGGCGCCCTTGTGGAGGGCGACACATGTGTCGTGACCATAGAAGGGATAGGGTCCATCGAAACAAAGATCGGCCCACGGGAATGATGCCCGGGCCAT contains:
- a CDS encoding benzoate-CoA ligase family protein, which produces MSSLAGTETLRRTAQTPIVDPVAEDIPGAIEIGFQRSRHRNCSEVLWQNLARNPDKTAVVGPAGTLTYAELVADAARWGNAFAAAGLTPGERIAFFLDDTPVFPAAFFGAVRAGFVPVLLNIQTKPDVLNYFLEDTEARLAVVDAEFADIFSGEIVEGTRLEETIVANGAVDGEGFRSADAFLDGQPGELACADTGPDDMAFWMYSSGSTGRPKGIVHLHHDVAYVQQSFGEHVLRLNADDICYSVPKGYFAYGFGNSFIFPFACGATTLLMPGQPRPETVLDAIEAYRPTVFFGLPTLFTALARTSGIEARDLTSIRQSMSAAEILSEEVYNAWKRLVGHGPTEGLGSTEVLHVYLSNALDDHRIGAAGARVPGYEIRLETPEGGEAKPGEEGVMYVRGHSTAPTYWNRPDKTAETIRGDWIYTGDRFVERDGYFYFLGRADDLIKVSGQWVWPLEVERCLNEHPDVHECAVLAQQLGDRRMALRAVVCLVPGLTGDEARTTKLRDYVKSQLTPYKSPRMIEYVAELPKTGTGKIDRQAIANTPLAC
- a CDS encoding fumarylacetoacetate hydrolase family protein; amino-acid sequence: MAYVITQPPVASVEVAGTSDRFPVRRIFCVGRNYAAHAREMGRDPDREPPFFFTKPADAVVDTGATVPYPPETNNFHYEAELVVAIGNGGRNIAEKDSLSHVWGYAVGNDLTRRDLQLDAREKGRPWDWGKAFDRSAVIGPVHAVEQVGHPAEGAIRLTVNGEVKQDADLTDLIWSVPEIISILSHSIELQPGDLIMTGTPAGVGALVEGDTCVVTIEGIGSIETKIGPRE